A window of Rhododendron vialii isolate Sample 1 chromosome 13a, ASM3025357v1 contains these coding sequences:
- the LOC131312390 gene encoding membrane protein PM19L-like: MAGEQLKPIASLLLVLNFCMYVIVLSIGGWSINKAIDHGFVIGPGFNLPAHFSPIYFPMGNAATGFFVMFSLIAGVVGIASVFSGLNHLRFWNLDSMPAAANAAAIAWSLTLLAMGFAWKEIELHIRNAKLRTMEAFIIILSATQLLYIAAIHSASMRRQI; this comes from the exons ATGGCCGGCGAGCAGTTGAAACCGATTGCATCGCTGCTCTTGGTGCTCAACTTCTGTATGTACGTCATCGTTCTGAGCATTGGCGGATGGTCAATCAACAAAGCTATTGATCATGGGTTCGTCATAG GTCCAGGATTTAACCTTCCAGCACATTTCTCTCCCATTTACTTCCCAATGGGAAATGCTGCCACTGGTTTCTTTGTGATGTTCTCTCTGATTGCTGGCGTTGTTGGCATTGCTTCAGTCTTCTCCGGACTAAACCACCTTCGTTTCTGGAACCTCGATAGCATGCCCGCTGCTGCTAATGCTGCCGCCATCGCCTGGAGTCTTACCCTCCTTGCCATGGG CTTTGCTTGGAAAGAGATTGAGCTACATATCAGGAACGCGAAATTG AGAACAATGGAAGCTTTCATAATCATTCTTTCGGCTACGCAGCTATTGTACATAGCAGCCATTCATAGCGCTTCGATGAGGAGACAAATTTGA